AGCTCTTCGCCAAGCTGATCAAGAACATCGAGGTGGCGGCCCGCACGGGCGGCGGCGACCCCGACGCGAACCCCACCCTCTACGACGCCATCTACAAGGCGAAGAAGAACTCGGTCCCGAACGACAACATCGAGCGCGCCCGCAAGCGGGGCGCCGGTGAGGAGGCCGGGGGCGCCGACTGGCAGAACATCACCTACGAGGGCTACGCCCCGGGCGGTGTCGCCGTGCTCATCGAGTGCCTGACCGACAACCGCAACCGGGCCGCCTCCGAGGTCCGGGTCGCCCTGACCCGCAACGGCGGCTCCCTCGCCGACCCGGGCTCGGTCTCCTACATGTTCAACCGCAAGGGCGTCGTGATCGTCCCCAAGGCGGGCACCAGCGAGGACGACGTGATGATGGCCGTCCTGGACGCCGGAGCCGAGGAGGTCAACGAC
The sequence above is a segment of the Actinomadura coerulea genome. Coding sequences within it:
- a CDS encoding YebC/PmpR family DNA-binding transcriptional regulator, with translation MSGHSKWATTKHKKAALDAKRGKLFAKLIKNIEVAARTGGGDPDANPTLYDAIYKAKKNSVPNDNIERARKRGAGEEAGGADWQNITYEGYAPGGVAVLIECLTDNRNRAASEVRVALTRNGGSLADPGSVSYMFNRKGVVIVPKAGTSEDDVMMAVLDAGAEEVNDLDEENFEVVSEAGDLVAVRSALVDAGIDYESAESKFLPSVTVPLDEDNAKKVFRLLDALEDSDDVQEVYANFDVSDEVMASIDA